The following is a genomic window from Gemmatimonadales bacterium.
GTCGTCCACTTCGTCGGCGCCGTCGATCGTGATGTCGACGGCCAGCCGATCGTCGGGCCCGATGAGCGGAATGCCGAGGGTCCGGGCCTCGCGCGCCACGAGAGCGGACGTGGCCACACCCACAACGCCCCGGAGCGCGCCGTCCCGAAGCAGCGCCCCGATCCGGCGCACGGCAAAGGCCGCCGTGGTGCCGCTTCCGAGCCCCACCACCATCCCCGGCTCGATCAGCTCCACCGCGCGCTCGGCCGCCTGCCGCTGGAGCTCGGCGCGCGACTCGGCGCTCCGCGGCGCACCGGCGCCCGGGTCCCCGCCGCGCGGCTCAGCCATCGAAATCCAGCCCGGCCACGTCACCGATTCGATCGACGGCGAGATCCGCCGGCGGATAGCTCGCGAGCACCTCCGGATCGTGCGCATAGTGTCCCTGCCGCACGAACACCGTGGTCACCCGCTCTGCCCACACGCGCTTCACCGCGGTGAGGATGCGCAGTTTGTCATCGATCAGCACGTAGCGCGCTGCCGGATAGCGCCGCTCGACGTCGTCCAGCTCCAGCTCCTTGTGGATGCAGATCATGACCCGGTCGTTCACCGCGCGCCGGATTCCCGAGCGATCCACCTTGCGGGGCTGGAACACGACGTCGCCATCGGTGAGGATCACCGTCTCGCCCAGGCGCCCGCAGCGCGCCACCACGTCGAGCGCACCGGGATAGAGCCGGTCGGCAAATGGATAATCGAGCAGGTATGACGACATGAGCAGGAGCCGTGGATCGTGCAGCGGCTCGAGGCGGTACCGCTGGAAGGCGCCCAGATAGTCGGCGTAGCCCAGCTCTGCGCGCAGCTCGAGGAAGATGGCCCAGTAGCGGTCCGCCGCGTCGCGCCCTGACTCGCGGGTGAGATACGCCCGGTAGTCCGCCTGCGCGGCGTCGTTGTCGAGCAGCGTGTTATCCACGTCGAAGAGAATCACCCGCCGCGTGGCCCGCCGCATGGGCTCCCCCGTTGCCGCGGTGCCGGTCATTCGCAGGGATCGTACGGCGTCGGGTCGTGCCAGCCGCCGGTCCCGTCCACCAGTGCGCGCGCCGCCGGGGGTCCCCACGTGCCCGGCTCGTAGGGGCAGAGCGGCGTGGAGCAGCCGAGCACCGGACCCACGACGTGCCAGGCAGCTTCCACCGAATCCTCCCGCGCAAAGAGCATCTGGTCGCCGCGCATCGCGTCGCGCAACAGCCGCTCGTAGGGCATCATTTCGTCCGCGCGGTCGTGGCAGGCGACCAGCTCGACGTCTTCGCCCACCATCATCTCGCCCGGACGCTTGGCCCGGGCCCCGAGCGAGAGCACCACGTGCGGGCTCAGCTGGAAGCGGAAATGGTTGGGCGGTGTCATGCCGAGATCGGCAAAAAGCGCCTGCGGCGGCTGCTTGAGCTCGACCCAGACCTCGGTCACCGTCACCGGCAGGCACTTGCCCGCCCGGATGAAAAAGGGCACGCCTGCCCACCTCCATGAGGCGAGCCGGAGCCGCACCGCTGCGAACGTCTCCACCTGCGAGTCGGGCGCGACACCGGACTCCGCGCGGTAGCCCACGACCTGCCCGCGCACCACGTCGGCTGCCTCGAGCGGCCGCATGGTGCGGAACGCCTGCGCCTTTGCGTCGCGGATCGACTCGGTGTCGCCGCCCGCCGGCGGCTCCATCGCGAGCAGGCTCACAATCTGCAGCAGATGGTTCTGCACCACGTCGCGGATCGCGCCCGCTTCCTCGTAGAACTTCCCGCGGCCGCGCACGCCGAAGCTCTCCGCCATCGTGATCTGGACTTCGTCGACGTAATTCCGGTTCCACACCGGTTCCAGGAACGAGTTGGCGAACCGGTAGTAGAGCAGGTTCTGCACCGGCTCCTTGCCGAGATAGTGATCGATGCGGAAGATGGCGGGCTCGGGAAAGAACTGGTGCAACGTGGCGTTGAGCGCGCGCGCGGAATCGAGATCGCGCCCGAACGGCTTCTCGAGGATCACCCGCGCGTCGCGCGCGCAACCGGACGCCGCAAGGCCCGCCGCCACCGTTCCGAAGAGGCTCGGCGGGATCGCGAGATAGTGGATCGGCCGCTGCGCGTCGCCGAGCGCGACGCGGAGCCGGTCGTAGGTCGCGGCGTCCTGATAGTCACCGTCGACGTATTGCAGGAGCGCCGAGAGCCGCGCAAACGCGGCGGGGTCGAGGCCGCCGTGCTCCTCCACGCTCTGCCTGGCGCGATCGCGGAGCTGGTCGAGCGTCCAGCCCGAGCGCGCCACACCCAGGATCGGCACGTTGAGCGTCCCCCGCCGGATCATCGCCTGCAGGGCGGGGAAGATCTGCTTGTACGCGAGATCGCCGGTGACCCCGAAGACCACCAATGCGTCCGACTGCGCCGTCATCCCGGCCTCCTAGCCCGCGTCCTTTTCCAGGTGCCCGCCGAACTCGTACCGGAGCGCGGAGAGCAGCCGGTTGGCGAAGTCCGCCTCGCCGCGCGAGCTGAAGCGCCCGAACAGCGCCGCGCTCAGCACCGGCACCGGCACCGCCTCGTCGATCGCGGCGGCAATCGTCCAGCGCCCCTCGCCCGAGTCCGACACCCGTCCGCCGAAGCGCGCGAGGTCGGGGCTCGCCGCGAGCGCGCGCGCCGTGAGGTCGAGCAGCCACGATCCGATCACGCTCCCTCGGCGCCAGACTTCGGCGATCTGCGCCAGGTCGAACGTATAGCGGTAGTGCTCCGGGTGCCGGAGCGGCGTCGTCTCCGCATCGGCCGCGCGGCCACCTGCCTCCGCGCGAAGCCCGGCATCCGCATGGTGCAGGAGGTTGAAGCCTTCCGCATAGGCCGCCATGATCCCGTATTCGATTCCGTTGTGGACCATCTTGACGAAGTGCCCCGCGCCGGGCGGCCCGCAGTGCAGATAGCCGTGCTCGGCGGTGCCGGGCGATGCTGTGCCGGCCTGCGCACCGCGGGCGTCCGCGCGCGCGGCCGTGCGCGGCGCGGCGCCCACGCCCGGCGCCAGCGCCGCAAAGATCGGATCGAGCCGGCGCACCGCGTCGTCGTCGCCGCCGATCATGAGGCAGAAGCCGCGCTCGAGCCCCCACACGCCGCCGCTCGTCCCCACGTCCAGGTAGTGAATGCCACGCGGCGCCAGCTCGGCGGCGCGGCGCAGGTCGTCGAGATAGTAGGAATTGCCGCCGTCGATCACCACGTCGCCCGGGGAAAGCAGCGGCGTGAGCGCCGCCAACTCGCGATCGACGATCCCCGCCGGCACCATGAGCCAGATGGCACGCGGCGGCGAGAGCCGCTTCACGAACTCCTCCAGCGAGGCCGCTCCCGCCGCGCCTTCGCCTTCGAGCGTGCGCACCGCGTCGGGGTGAATGTCGTAGGCCACGCACCGGTGTCCCGCGCGGAGCAGCCGCCGCACCATGTTGGAGCCCATTCGCCCCAGGCCGATCATGCCCAGTTGCATCCGCCCGCTCCTTTAGCTGTGCGGAAACGCGCCGTCCGCGGCGCCTTCCGCCGCTGCGAGCTCGAGGCCGCGCGTGGCCGCGCCGATGAGCGCCGCCCGTTGCATCACGACGTGCACCGGCAGCCCCGCCAGCAATTCGCCGAAGCGCCCCTTCCGCACGAACTGACGCATGAACCGGCCTTCCACCAGCGCGGGGAGGAGCCGCACCGGGAGCCCGCCCGCGAGGTAGATGCCGCCGGTCGCCAGCACCTTGAGCGCGAGGTTGCCCGCTTCGGCGGCGAGGATCGCGACGAAGAGATCCAACGCGGCCGCCGCGAGCGGGTCGGGCTCGGGCTGGCGCAGCCCTGCCGCGCTGATGAGCGGTGTGCGGTCCGCTGCCGCGGCCAGCGCTGCGGCCAGCTCGGGCGACTCCGCCGCGTGGCCCCGGTCGCGCAGGTGGTCGTAGAGATTCGGAATGCCGATTCCCGAGCAGACCCGCTCCCAGCTCACGTGCCCGACGCGCTTCATGAGATCGTTGAGCAGCTCCACCTCCTCGGGCGTGGTGGGCGCAAAACTCGCGTGGCCGCCCTCCGAGGGAAAAGCGCGGTAACGGGCGCCGTCCGGAACGAGAAACGCCTCGCCGAGGCCCGTGCCGGGGGCGATCACCGCGATGACACCGCCCGGCGCCGCCGGCACCGCGTTCAACGTGTGCACGTCGCCGGGGCCCAACCCCGGCACCGCGATCGCGATCGCGTGGAGATCGTTGAGGAGATGCACCGATTCGAGGCCGAGTGCGCCGGACAGCTCGATCTCGTCGAGCCGCCAGGGCAGATTGGTCACCTTGGCCCGGCCGTCGAGCACCGGGCCCGCCACGTCGAAGCATGCGCGCCGAACGCCGATGCCGGTGGCAATGGCGGCGGGGGTTGCGAGAAATTCGCGCGCGAGCGTCGGCAGATCCGTATACTGCGTGCTCGGAAACTCGGCGCGCGCAAGCGGCCGGCGCGGGCCGCTCGCCGGATCGAAGATCGCAAGCTCCGTTTTGGTGCCGCCGATGTCACCGGCCAGCAGCATGTCACCGTCCCGAGCGGAATGGCGCGTGTAGCGGCGCGGCGCGAACGGCCGCGCGTCACCCTGTGGTATTATAGGGCGGAGCGCCCGAAATGACCGACTCACAGGAATACGCCCCCGGCTGGCCCGGCATACCGGCGCGCTGGACCTCGAGCGCCAAGTCGGGCGTGGGCACCGCACTTACCACCGCGAGCCGCGTCTGGTTCACGCTGAGCCACGGCGTGTTCAACGAGATCTACTACCCGCGGAACGACGTCGCCTGCGTGCGCGATCTCGGCTTCATCGTGACCGACACCGACGGATTCGTCTCCGAAGAAAAGCGGCACGCCATCCACGAGATCACGGTGGCGGCGCCGGGCGTGCCGCTCTACCGGATCGTCAACACCTGCGAGGACGGCCGCTACAGGATCGAGAAGCGGATCCTCGCCGATCCGCTCCGCGACGCGGTGGTTCAGCGCACCCGCTTCACGCCGCTCAAGGGCACGCTCCGCGACTACCGCCTCTTTGCCGTACTGGCGCCGCATCTGGGCAACGCGGGCGCCGGGAACACCGCCTGGGTTGGCGATCACAAGGGCCGCCCGATGCTCTTTGCCCAGCGCGGTCCGCTCGCGCTGGCGCTCGCCTGCTCGGGGCCGTGGCGGGCCCGCTCGGCCGGCTTCGTCGGCACGTCGGACGGATGGCAATCGCTCACCCGCGAGGGCCGGCTCGACGCCACGTATCGCCGGGCCGAGAACGGCAACGTCGCGCTCACCGGCGAGATCGACCTCGACGCCGAGGCCGGCGAGTTCGCCCTCGTACTCGGCTTCGGAGACTCGCCGGCCGAGGCCGGAAGCCGGGCCCTCGCGGCGCTGCTCGAAGAGGTCGAGGCATCCGCCGCCGCGTACCAGCGCGAGTGGGAGGCGTGGCAGGCGGAGCTGATTCCGCTCGACGAGTTCGACCCTCGGCCGCGCGATCTCTTCCGCGCGAGCGCCGCCGTCATCAAGACCCACGAATCGAAGGCCTTTCCCGGCGCCGTCGTTGCGAGCCTGTCGATTCCCTGGGGCCAGGACAAGGGCGACTCCGACATGGGCGGCTACCACCTCGTGTGGCCGCGCGACCTCACCGAGGCGGCGGGCGGCCTGCTCGCCGCGGGCGCCCGCAGCAGCGCACACCGCGTGCTCCAGTATCTCGAGATCACGCAGGATGCCGACGGCCACTGGCCGCAGAACATGTGGCACGCGGGCACGCCGTACTGGGACGGCGTCCAGATGGACGAAACGGCGTTGCCCATTCTGCTGATCGATCTCACCCGCCGCGAGTTGGGCCTTCCGCAGGGAACGGTCGAACGCTTCTGGCCGATGGTGCGCCGCGCCGCCGCCTACATCGTGCGGAACGGGCCGGTCACGCAGGAGGATCGCTGGGAGGAGGAGGCCGGCTACTCACCGTTCACGCTCGCCGTGGAGATCGCGGCGCTCGTCGTTGCGGCGGACCTGGCCGAGTGGGCGGGCGAAGCGTCG
Proteins encoded in this region:
- the zwf gene encoding glucose-6-phosphate dehydrogenase, with protein sequence MTAQSDALVVFGVTGDLAYKQIFPALQAMIRRGTLNVPILGVARSGWTLDQLRDRARQSVEEHGGLDPAAFARLSALLQYVDGDYQDAATYDRLRVALGDAQRPIHYLAIPPSLFGTVAAGLAASGCARDARVILEKPFGRDLDSARALNATLHQFFPEPAIFRIDHYLGKEPVQNLLYYRFANSFLEPVWNRNYVDEVQITMAESFGVRGRGKFYEEAGAIRDVVQNHLLQIVSLLAMEPPAGGDTESIRDAKAQAFRTMRPLEAADVVRGQVVGYRAESGVAPDSQVETFAAVRLRLASWRWAGVPFFIRAGKCLPVTVTEVWVELKQPPQALFADLGMTPPNHFRFQLSPHVVLSLGARAKRPGEMMVGEDVELVACHDRADEMMPYERLLRDAMRGDQMLFAREDSVEAAWHVVGPVLGCSTPLCPYEPGTWGPPAARALVDGTGGWHDPTPYDPCE
- a CDS encoding glucan 1,4-alpha-glucosidase, with the protein product MTDSQEYAPGWPGIPARWTSSAKSGVGTALTTASRVWFTLSHGVFNEIYYPRNDVACVRDLGFIVTDTDGFVSEEKRHAIHEITVAAPGVPLYRIVNTCEDGRYRIEKRILADPLRDAVVQRTRFTPLKGTLRDYRLFAVLAPHLGNAGAGNTAWVGDHKGRPMLFAQRGPLALALACSGPWRARSAGFVGTSDGWQSLTREGRLDATYRRAENGNVALTGEIDLDAEAGEFALVLGFGDSPAEAGSRALAALLEEVEASAAAYQREWEAWQAELIPLDEFDPRPRDLFRASAAVIKTHESKAFPGAVVASLSIPWGQDKGDSDMGGYHLVWPRDLTEAAGGLLAAGARSSAHRVLQYLEITQDADGHWPQNMWHAGTPYWDGVQMDETALPILLIDLTRRELGLPQGTVERFWPMVRRAAAYIVRNGPVTQEDRWEEEAGYSPFTLAVEIAALVVAADLAEWAGEASLATYLRETADLWNANVERWTYVAGDDLARRIGVAGYYVRVAPPESSDAASPAAGFVAIKNRPAGEAKVPYASVVSPDALALVRCGLRRADDPRIADTVKVVDALLKVDTPFGPCWHRYNGDGYGEHADGSAFDGTGIGRLWPLLTGERGHYELAAGRRDAAERLLGAMERFASDTGLLPEQIWGAADIPARELYCGRPTGSAMPLVWAHAEYVKLRRSLSDGRVFDCPLAAEQRYAVGDTRTHLAGWRFNQRIRSMPRGRVLRVDVLAPARIHWGHDGWRDVRDTDTRDTGVGTHVADLPTAELPSGARVDFTLYWLEADTWEGRDYQVTVE
- the gnd gene encoding decarboxylating 6-phosphogluconate dehydrogenase, yielding MQLGMIGLGRMGSNMVRRLLRAGHRCVAYDIHPDAVRTLEGEGAAGAASLEEFVKRLSPPRAIWLMVPAGIVDRELAALTPLLSPGDVVIDGGNSYYLDDLRRAAELAPRGIHYLDVGTSGGVWGLERGFCLMIGGDDDAVRRLDPIFAALAPGVGAAPRTAARADARGAQAGTASPGTAEHGYLHCGPPGAGHFVKMVHNGIEYGIMAAYAEGFNLLHHADAGLRAEAGGRAADAETTPLRHPEHYRYTFDLAQIAEVWRRGSVIGSWLLDLTARALAASPDLARFGGRVSDSGEGRWTIAAAIDEAVPVPVLSAALFGRFSSRGEADFANRLLSALRYEFGGHLEKDAG
- a CDS encoding HAD family hydrolase gives rise to the protein MTGTAATGEPMRRATRRVILFDVDNTLLDNDAAQADYRAYLTRESGRDAADRYWAIFLELRAELGYADYLGAFQRYRLEPLHDPRLLLMSSYLLDYPFADRLYPGALDVVARCGRLGETVILTDGDVVFQPRKVDRSGIRRAVNDRVMICIHKELELDDVERRYPAARYVLIDDKLRILTAVKRVWAERVTTVFVRQGHYAHDPEVLASYPPADLAVDRIGDVAGLDFDG
- the glk gene encoding glucokinase, giving the protein MLLAGDIGGTKTELAIFDPASGPRRPLARAEFPSTQYTDLPTLAREFLATPAAIATGIGVRRACFDVAGPVLDGRAKVTNLPWRLDEIELSGALGLESVHLLNDLHAIAIAVPGLGPGDVHTLNAVPAAPGGVIAVIAPGTGLGEAFLVPDGARYRAFPSEGGHASFAPTTPEEVELLNDLMKRVGHVSWERVCSGIGIPNLYDHLRDRGHAAESPELAAALAAAADRTPLISAAGLRQPEPDPLAAAALDLFVAILAAEAGNLALKVLATGGIYLAGGLPVRLLPALVEGRFMRQFVRKGRFGELLAGLPVHVVMQRAALIGAATRGLELAAAEGAADGAFPHS